CTCGAGGCGCTCGCCGTAGTCCACGAATCCGCCCGGAAGCGCCCACCCCGGCGGGGGGTTTTTCCGCTCAATCAGGACGACCCCGCCCCCCTCCATCTCGATGATGAGGTCAACGGTCAGGCAGGGATGCCGGAATTCGGCCATTCTCTCCTCTTTCTAAACTACGGGCCACTACGGACACTTGCGGGAGCGCGATGCCCCTCACTATAATGCCGCCCGATTGGAGGATTTCCTGCCTTCTGCATTCAGCGTGTGAAAACGGAGACCAAGCGATTCTTTCGCCAGGGCCGTAGTGTCCCGGAATTGACCGCCCC
The genomic region above belongs to bacterium and contains:
- a CDS encoding NUDIX domain-containing protein, whose amino-acid sequence is MAEFRHPCLTVDLIIEMEGGGVVLIERKNPPPGWALPGGFVDYGERLE